In Bosea vestrisii, the following are encoded in one genomic region:
- the glpX gene encoding class II fructose-bisphosphatase, with the protein MSVDLRISPDQIIERYLSMELVRVTERAAVAAARLRGHGDEKAADQAAVDAMRRELNRLPIDGEIVIGEGERDEAPMLYIGEKVGNKQGPKVHIAVDPLEGTTLCAKDMPGSIAVMAMAGAGQLLYAPDVYMNKIAIGPGYPTGIVDLDASAADNINALARAKGVKPHEINTLIMDRPRHEKLIAEVRKTGASIRLITDGDVAGVIFCTEPEKTGIDLYLGIGGAPEGVLAAAALRCVGGQMQGRLILDTEEKRARAATMGVKDPNHKYDMAEMASGDVIVCATGVTDGGMLSGVRFGPEVIETETIVYRSITGTVRRIYGEHRELSKFQLD; encoded by the coding sequence ATGTCCGTCGATCTCCGCATCTCGCCCGACCAGATCATCGAGCGCTATCTCTCGATGGAGCTGGTGCGCGTCACCGAGCGTGCCGCCGTTGCCGCCGCCCGCCTGCGCGGCCATGGCGACGAGAAGGCGGCCGACCAGGCCGCGGTCGATGCGATGCGGCGCGAGCTCAACCGCCTGCCGATCGACGGCGAGATCGTCATCGGCGAGGGCGAGCGCGACGAGGCGCCGATGCTCTATATCGGCGAGAAGGTCGGCAACAAGCAGGGCCCCAAGGTCCACATCGCCGTCGACCCGCTCGAGGGTACGACGCTCTGCGCCAAGGACATGCCGGGCTCGATCGCGGTGATGGCGATGGCCGGCGCCGGCCAGCTGCTCTACGCCCCCGACGTCTACATGAACAAGATCGCGATCGGCCCGGGCTATCCGACCGGCATCGTCGATCTCGACGCCTCCGCCGCCGACAACATCAACGCGCTGGCCAGGGCCAAGGGTGTCAAGCCGCACGAGATCAACACGCTGATCATGGATCGGCCGCGCCATGAGAAGCTCATTGCGGAAGTCCGCAAGACCGGCGCCTCGATCCGCCTGATCACCGATGGCGACGTCGCCGGCGTGATCTTCTGCACCGAGCCTGAGAAGACCGGCATCGACCTTTATCTCGGCATCGGCGGCGCGCCCGAGGGTGTTCTCGCTGCCGCGGCGCTGCGCTGCGTCGGCGGCCAGATGCAGGGCCGCCTGATCCTCGACACTGAGGAGAAGCGGGCTCGCGCCGCGACCATGGGCGTCAAGGATCCGAACCACAAATACGACATGGCCGAGATGGCCTCGGGCGACGTCATCGTCTGCGCCACCGGCGTCACCGATGGCGGCATGCTCTCGGGCGTGCGCTTTGGGCCGGAGGTGATCGAGACCGAGACGATTGTCTATCGCTCGATTACCGGCACCGTTCGCCGCATCTATGGTGAGCACCGCGAGCTCTCGAAGTTCCAGCTCGACTGA